TTCGGAGTTCCTATTTTTAGGGTATGACTTCCTTACTGCCGGAATTGCTTCTACAGTTTTGTTTATTTATCCGGTTATCGTAGCCTTGATTATGTTTTTCTTTTATAAGGAGAAACTTACCTGGTTATCAGTTTTTTCTTTACTTCTCGCTTTCACCGGAGTTATTGTTTTATGCTTAAAAGGAACAGGATTGGAGATTAATTTTACAGGGTTGGGAATTGTAATGCTCAGTTCATTATTCTATGCGCTGTATATGGTTATTGTTAACAAATCGAATATGAAGGTTTCGGGGTTTAAGCTTACTTTCTACTCTATGCTTTTCACATCCATGTTCTTTATGACTAAAGCTATGGCAGCCAATGAGTCGTTCGCTATTCCTTCAGTAGAAATCTTTCTTAACTTCCTTATTTTTGCATTTCTTACTACCGTTATCTCCAGCCTTTGTCTTGTCTATGCAATCAAATATATCGGATCTACTCCTGTATCTATTTTAGGCGCTCTGGAACCAGTTGTTGCTGTATTGGTCAGTGTCTTAATGTTTCATGAAAGGTTCACTTCTAATCTACTTATCGGGATTACTTTAATCCTTTTTGGAGTTACCCTCAATGTGATTGGTGACCAAAAGAAAATAGGCCACGTCTAGAAATTATATTGACTGACTGATATATAAAAGCCGGACTTCTTCATGAATCCGGCTTTTTTGTATTTCTTAAGTAAGTAGTTTTTATAATTTTGATTGAGCTTCTGCTAGGCTCACGGTTTTTCCCAATGCTCCAAACTCATGCAGATCTCCAAAAACTTCAATACGAATCGACTGGTCAATCCCTCCTACTTTTAAAGGATCAAATCCTGCATTTTTAATAACATCTTCAACATCCTTATCAACTGCCGCATCGTCTGAAGCATAAAACAATACTGCTTTCTCAGGATTTCCATTGGAAGCTCCTGCAAGACTTCCGGCACCCAATGTTCCGAAAGCTTTTACAAGTTTGGCACCCTGAGGAAGTACAGCTCTGTTAAGTTCTCCGGCAGATTCTTTTTCTCCGATAATCTTTTTAAATCCTCCATTTCCATCCGGAGTAATAGGATTTGAGACATCAATAATAGTTTTTCCTCTCAGAATTTCCTCATGATCATTAAAAAATTCCTTAAAAGCACCAAACCATATTGCAGGTATAATAATATCTGCCGTACTGATCGCCTGATCAATATCCATACTTTGAGCGAGACCATTAGACTGTTGAGCAAAGTCAGCCGACTCTTCATTATTTCTTGATGCTACAATCACCTCGTGGCTATTATTAATTAAATCACCTGCGATTGCTTTTCCAATATTCCCCAGACCGATTACGGCCACTTTTTTTAATGTTTCCATTTCTTTTGATTTTTAATATTTATCTATGTCAAAATTAGCAGGAAAGCTATCCAAAAAAAGGCAAACTAGTTTAAGAAATCATCTTGACATTTGGTAAGACAAATCGTTAAACTAGTTTCATATAAAAGCGGGTATGATCAGCTCTTAATTCTTCGCTGCCTGATTTTACTTAAGAATTGAGGTGTAATTCCCAGATAAGACGCAATCTGTGTATTGGGAAGTCTGTTGGCCAACTGAGGATAATGTTTGAGGAAAAATTCATATTTTTCTTCTCCTGTTGCACTTATATTCTGAAGCACCCGATTTTGGAGTTCAATGAATTTCTGTTCGATAATCACTCTGAAGTTCTTGTCGAATTTGGGATAGTAAGTATAAAGAAACCAAAGATCATTTTTTTCAATTTGCAAAACAGTAGAAGTTTCAAGAGCGGCAATATACAACTGACTTGGTTTTTTATTATGAAAACTGTCTATATCCACAATCCAATCATTTTCTGCTGCAAACTGAAGATTATGTTCTTCCCCGTTACCATCTATATTGTACATTTTTAAACACCCTGAAACTACAAATGTATAATATTGACAAACCTCGTTTTCTTTCAGGATAAACTGTTTTCGCTTGATTCTCCTTTCCACAAACCGTTCGTTCAATACCTCAATTTCTTTCTTTGAAAGCGGAATATAGCTTTTAAAATATTCTACAAGCGAAATGGTTTCTTTTGACATTGTAAATAAAACTTTTTATACAGATCCTGAATAAATCACCATGACAATATATCAAAAAAAAAACGAACCGGATATACATATGAAGAGTTTCAAAAAATAATATCAAAGTACAAACTCAATTGCGTTCTTTTTTATATCAATAATAATCAAGCAATAGACAAGTTCAAAAAGCAGATTATTTGTGAAAAAATATAATATTTGAACTTAAAAACCCATCTATAAGAAAAATATTTGAAAAAATAAATACTTTACTTTCTGGCATAACAAAATTTATCTGATTATATTGCATCTGTCTATTAATAGGTGTTTCCCCCACTTAACAGGCCAATGTATATACTTTTAAAAGCCGATGAAAGAATTGCAAAAACTCACCAAAGATCAATTATACAAAAAACTCAAAGAAAAATCCGAAAATCTATATACCATTGCTCACGAAGCTCTGGAAAACAATTTCTTCAATGAAAGCTCTTTAGATGAAGAAAGTCTTGCCGAGTTTCTTGAAATGCTGGATGATGAAACAGCAGAAAAAATAAAAGATGCTTCACTTCACATTAATAATGAAAATGACGCTCCGGAGATTGTCCTAATAGAGAACGAAAACAGTACTTCCCTTGAATTGATTACCGAAGAAAATGAAGGCTATAAAATCATTTTCATAGAAAGTGATATTCATTTATCCAAAACCCTTTTTGTTGAAGACTACATCGTTCTTATTGCAGCAGGTAATATACAGGCAGAAAATATTATCATCAACGGTTCACTTTACTGTTCCGGAAATGTTACCAGCAAAGTGTTATTCGGAGCATCAGGCAATGATAATGAAACGTATATCGGTGGAAGTATTATGACTTCTCTCATTGCAGAAAACGGACATTATACCGTTGCAGAAGGAAATATATATTCCAGATATTTAATTAGTTTTCATAACGAAATAACAGGAAAAACCGGAAAATTCATCGAAAATATCAGCCTGGAAAAACCTAGTGAAATTGGGCTGCTGAATCCTGAAATTCTTGACGAAGACGGATATTTTGATGAAGATTCTTTTTTAAGCTTTATCAATACCAATCCTCCGGATGCCTTATTTGTTAAACCGGCTAACTTATTTTGATACAGCAAATATCTCAGCATTTATCATTCTACAGGAGGTAATTTATTATTTTACCATCCCTCTTTAGTTTCTGTAGAGTGTACCACTGTTTATAATCAGGAGAAAAAATTTTTTTCTAAAAAAACTTTAGAATAACTTTGCAAAAAATTTCTGTTGAAAGACCTGCTTCTTATTACTCCGCCTTTTACCCAACTTAATACTCCTTACCCTGCAACGGCTTATATTAAAGGATTTTTAAATACCAAAAATATTTCCAGTTACCAGGTAGATTTGGGGATTGATGTTATTTTGGAATTATTCTCAAAAGACGGAATTCAGAAGGTTTTCAGCAAAAAAATTAATCTTCAGGATACCTCTGAGAATTCTCAGAGAATCTATGCCTTAAGAGAAGAATATATCAAAACCATAGATCAGGTTATTCTGTTTTTACAGGACAAAACGCCCACCTTGGCAAGGCAGATCTGCAGTATGAATTTCCTTCCTGAAGCTTCCCGTTTCAACCAGCTGGATGATATGGAGTTTGCTTTTGGAAATATGGGTCTTCAGGATAAAGCCAAACATCTGGCAACCTTATATTTAGAAGACATATCAGATTATATTGTCGAAAATATTGATTCTGATTTTGGTTTCAGCAGATATGCAGAACGTTTGGGGAAAAGTGCCAATTCTTTTGATGAATTGTA
The window above is part of the Chryseobacterium sp. MA9 genome. Proteins encoded here:
- a CDS encoding DMT family transporter, which translates into the protein MKLRGYALGILSAVSYGLIPIFILPIKQAHFSLDITLFYRFFFSALMVGGYLLYSKESFKINKKEALILAILGVCYALSSEFLFLGYDFLTAGIASTVLFIYPVIVALIMFFFYKEKLTWLSVFSLLLAFTGVIVLCLKGTGLEINFTGLGIVMLSSLFYALYMVIVNKSNMKVSGFKLTFYSMLFTSMFFMTKAMAANESFAIPSVEIFLNFLIFAFLTTVISSLCLVYAIKYIGSTPVSILGALEPVVAVLVSVLMFHERFTSNLLIGITLILFGVTLNVIGDQKKIGHV
- a CDS encoding NADPH-dependent F420 reductase, with amino-acid sequence METLKKVAVIGLGNIGKAIAGDLINNSHEVIVASRNNEESADFAQQSNGLAQSMDIDQAISTADIIIPAIWFGAFKEFFNDHEEILRGKTIIDVSNPITPDGNGGFKKIIGEKESAGELNRAVLPQGAKLVKAFGTLGAGSLAGASNGNPEKAVLFYASDDAAVDKDVEDVIKNAGFDPLKVGGIDQSIRIEVFGDLHEFGALGKTVSLAEAQSKL
- a CDS encoding Crp/Fnr family transcriptional regulator gives rise to the protein MSKETISLVEYFKSYIPLSKKEIEVLNERFVERRIKRKQFILKENEVCQYYTFVVSGCLKMYNIDGNGEEHNLQFAAENDWIVDIDSFHNKKPSQLYIAALETSTVLQIEKNDLWFLYTYYPKFDKNFRVIIEQKFIELQNRVLQNISATGEEKYEFFLKHYPQLANRLPNTQIASYLGITPQFLSKIRQRRIKS